From Aureibacillus halotolerans, the proteins below share one genomic window:
- the cydC gene encoding thiol reductant ABC exporter subunit CydC, producing the protein MSALLNVIKLMLIEKKEITFSILFGFIAGISSVGLFAASGYLISKAALTPPFFTLIILTSTVKLLGFIKAGAKFGERFYSHRATFGILSHLRVSFFERLAGLVPTVFHKYRSGDLLGRVVGDVESLQHFFLRVFYPPLVLLLVFVSTIFFTSFYSVAIAVILFVGFLLTTIVVPALFSLRQVKINGRVRQERGKLSTDITEVMFGFRELKLFQQLQTRRSQLLSQSETYIKNQRNENINKVYTQSVNGFITFMISWLVLAVGAYLVTQGTLDGILLAMLVMISLTVFEPAAPMAVFPIYLQESRDASKRLYDVMEDPDIQVTSETSINSLPDTAPEVAFDGVRFSYMEEWRPTISNLSLKIPAGSKTAIVGASGSGKSTLLQLVLKLQQGQAGHVFWNEHDTSTVASEAIWRQAKVVQQENHMFYGTIRENLLLVDENLTDEQMTSALEHVKLGHFSLQDHVLENGENLSGGEKQRLAIARALLKKGHLWILDEPTSSLDAETEQHIYQHIFEQAAQDTLVLVSHRLKSLEAMDQIIVMDHGTIIEHGSYQDLMNKQGYFYGMKTLEGSLL; encoded by the coding sequence ATGAGTGCTCTTCTGAACGTCATCAAGCTGATGCTTATTGAGAAAAAGGAAATCACCTTTTCCATTCTGTTTGGTTTCATTGCTGGGATTAGCAGTGTCGGTCTGTTTGCTGCCAGTGGCTATCTCATTTCAAAAGCTGCCTTAACGCCTCCTTTTTTTACGTTAATCATTTTGACTTCGACGGTGAAGCTTTTAGGTTTTATTAAAGCCGGGGCAAAATTTGGGGAACGATTTTATTCGCATCGTGCGACCTTTGGGATTCTAAGTCATTTACGCGTATCGTTTTTTGAAAGACTGGCCGGTCTTGTGCCAACTGTCTTTCACAAATATCGCAGTGGTGATTTACTAGGTCGCGTCGTTGGTGATGTAGAGAGCTTGCAACATTTCTTTTTGCGCGTTTTTTATCCGCCACTTGTGTTATTGCTCGTTTTTGTTAGTACGATTTTCTTTACAAGCTTCTATTCTGTGGCAATTGCGGTTATTTTGTTCGTTGGTTTTTTACTAACAACCATTGTCGTTCCTGCACTGTTTTCACTGCGGCAGGTGAAGATTAATGGAAGAGTAAGACAGGAACGCGGCAAGTTATCGACAGACATTACCGAAGTGATGTTTGGGTTTCGAGAATTAAAGCTGTTTCAGCAATTACAAACAAGGCGCTCGCAACTATTGAGTCAATCCGAAACGTATATAAAGAACCAGAGAAACGAAAATATTAATAAAGTGTACACGCAATCGGTCAATGGGTTTATAACGTTTATGATCAGTTGGCTCGTGTTGGCTGTAGGTGCGTATTTAGTCACGCAAGGTACGTTAGATGGCATCCTTCTTGCGATGTTGGTGATGATATCACTCACTGTTTTCGAACCGGCTGCACCAATGGCCGTCTTTCCGATTTATCTGCAGGAAAGTCGTGATGCGTCTAAGCGCTTATATGATGTCATGGAGGATCCGGACATTCAAGTGACCAGTGAAACATCCATCAACTCTTTACCGGACACTGCTCCTGAGGTTGCCTTTGACGGGGTTCGCTTCTCCTATATGGAGGAGTGGCGACCAACGATTTCTAACCTTTCACTTAAGATACCTGCTGGGTCTAAAACGGCGATTGTAGGAGCGAGCGGGTCTGGCAAGTCCACTTTACTTCAGCTCGTGTTGAAGCTTCAACAAGGACAAGCCGGTCACGTGTTTTGGAACGAGCATGATACGTCAACGGTAGCAAGTGAAGCCATCTGGAGGCAGGCAAAGGTTGTCCAGCAAGAAAATCATATGTTCTACGGGACAATTCGGGAGAATCTGTTGCTAGTTGATGAAAATCTCACGGACGAACAAATGACATCGGCGTTAGAACATGTGAAGCTTGGGCATTTTTCGCTCCAAGATCACGTATTGGAAAATGGTGAAAACCTCTCTGGTGGTGAAAAACAGCGCCTAGCCATTGCGCGTGCGTTGTTAAAAAAAGGACATCTGTGGATATTAGATGAGCCTACTTCCTCACTAGATGCAGAAACCGAGCAGCATATTTACCAGCACATCTTTGAACAAGCTGCGCAAGATACGTTGGTACTCGTCAGTCATCGCTTAAAAAGTTTAGAAGCCATGGACCAAATTATCGTTATGGATCACGGGACGATTATTGAGCACGGTTCCTATCAAGACCTAATGAACAAACAAGGGTATTTCTATGGAATGAAAACGTTAGAAGGAAGCTTGCTTTAA
- a CDS encoding helix-turn-helix domain-containing protein has protein sequence MKTFNDLREELKQEDPMDYIIMEIVGKLMAARDRQKLSQRALSKKSGIPQKTISRIETGKDIPQLKTLLKLASALGLELTMIDSNVKKEHSATLI, from the coding sequence GTGAAGACGTTTAACGATCTCCGAGAAGAATTAAAACAAGAAGATCCAATGGATTATATCATCATGGAGATTGTAGGCAAACTTATGGCTGCACGCGACAGACAGAAACTATCGCAAAGGGCACTGTCAAAAAAATCAGGTATCCCACAAAAAACAATCTCAAGAATAGAAACTGGTAAAGATATTCCACAACTGAAAACACTTTTAAAATTAGCTTCTGCCTTAGGACTAGAATTAACGATGATTGACAGTAATGTTAAAAAGGAACATAGTGCTACTTTAATTTGA
- a CDS encoding ABC transporter substrate-binding protein has protein sequence MRKLKFCFLFLVLSIFVLSGCTGGGSLTTQNVQDNPPSEPSDTGTEEAPVEGEATKSEGEGTELTSDPSLAGEVTFWSFSDDIYDDIVTEFNKVYPNIKVKVVILEFGELHDKLQTTLAAGQGAPDLVQVETNQFPRYVTGGLLVDFLQEPYNAGRYQDQVSEYTWERWKSLDGKQLLGMPWDVTPGVFYYRADIFEQMGLPSEPEALGEFIQDKENFMMAAQTLAANGKFILEWRDLPVNHYGDQVGYFDSEFNWLRNDERTAELLDYVKRGTQVGWAAQMSGLGSDEGRQLIKQGKLVAVQNGSWAARDLKKQFPEQEGQWRATRMPLGVSVGLGGSTFVMPSQSQNKEAAWAFNEWMTTSEDAWKIFVERSVQPSWKHITSLDWYKSHTNPYLGGQLDFELYDTLDDAIPVRRYTPLDGKGWPIYIEGIHKAIDENVDSKTILQQIEDNVHKQLGADIQELKASIGQ, from the coding sequence TTGAGGAAATTGAAGTTTTGTTTTCTGTTTTTGGTGTTATCTATTTTCGTTTTGTCTGGTTGTACAGGTGGGGGGAGCCTGACGACACAGAATGTGCAGGACAATCCGCCATCTGAACCAAGTGATACGGGGACGGAAGAGGCTCCTGTTGAAGGGGAAGCAACCAAAAGTGAAGGAGAAGGAACGGAATTAACGTCGGATCCTTCTTTAGCTGGTGAGGTAACGTTTTGGTCATTTTCGGATGATATATATGATGACATCGTTACTGAGTTTAATAAAGTGTATCCCAATATCAAAGTAAAGGTTGTCATTCTCGAATTTGGAGAGTTGCACGACAAGTTGCAAACGACGCTTGCGGCAGGGCAAGGAGCGCCTGATCTGGTGCAGGTAGAGACCAATCAATTTCCTCGTTATGTGACGGGTGGATTATTGGTTGATTTTTTACAAGAGCCTTATAATGCAGGGCGTTATCAGGATCAAGTGTCTGAGTACACATGGGAACGTTGGAAATCATTAGATGGAAAACAACTTCTAGGGATGCCGTGGGACGTTACACCGGGCGTGTTTTATTATCGCGCAGATATTTTCGAGCAAATGGGTCTTCCAAGTGAACCAGAAGCCTTGGGCGAATTCATACAAGACAAAGAGAATTTTATGATGGCGGCACAGACGCTAGCAGCCAACGGCAAGTTTATTCTTGAATGGAGAGACCTCCCTGTCAATCATTACGGCGACCAAGTTGGTTATTTTGACTCTGAATTTAATTGGCTTCGCAATGATGAACGAACAGCTGAGCTTCTTGATTATGTTAAACGGGGCACACAAGTAGGGTGGGCAGCGCAAATGTCTGGGTTGGGGAGCGATGAAGGAAGGCAACTGATCAAACAAGGGAAATTAGTAGCCGTGCAGAACGGAAGCTGGGCAGCCAGAGATCTAAAAAAACAATTTCCTGAGCAAGAGGGGCAGTGGCGGGCGACAAGAATGCCACTCGGTGTATCTGTCGGTTTAGGGGGCTCAACGTTTGTCATGCCTTCGCAAAGTCAAAACAAAGAGGCGGCATGGGCATTTAATGAGTGGATGACGACGTCTGAGGATGCTTGGAAAATTTTTGTCGAAAGGTCAGTTCAGCCTTCATGGAAGCATATTACGAGCTTGGACTGGTACAAGAGTCATACCAACCCATACCTAGGTGGCCAGCTAGATTTTGAACTTTACGATACGTTGGACGATGCCATCCCTGTACGTCGCTATACACCACTCGATGGAAAAGGGTGGCCAATTTATATCGAGGGCATTCATAAGGCGATTGATGAGAACGTGGATTCAAAAACGATTCTGCAACAAATTGAGGACAATGTTCATAAGCAGCTTGGTGCAGACATTCAAGAACTTAAAGCGAGTATCGGCCAATAA
- the chrA gene encoding chromate efflux transporter yields MTNRKDEARITCKSYWLLFLVSLKLGLTSFGGPTAHLGYFHESYVRRKQWLDETLYAHLVALAQFLPGPASSQVGMAIGIHRAGLFGGLVAFLGFTMPSVILLIAFAYMYEGISLANAGWIHGLKLVAAAIVAHAILGMAKTLAPDRSRQLLLLVALGVVLLWQTIWTQLIVIVLAALFGLLFLKTDQTQQAQKPFGAGVSKKMGAALLTLFFLLLFLLPLASQATDWKWLAMVDSFYRSGALVFGGGHVVLPLLEEAFVPTNWVSEDAFLAGYGAAQAVPGPLFTFASYLGTVMGGWTWGLMATAAIFLPAFLLVAGALPFSAHMQHSKLRGAVLGMNAAVVGLLVAAFFQPIWQTTVETTQDFLLFAVLFVMVAVWKWAPWIVVCMGIIGGWVLPYF; encoded by the coding sequence ATGACAAATAGAAAAGACGAGGCTCGTATCACATGTAAATCGTATTGGTTATTGTTTTTAGTCTCCTTGAAGCTTGGCTTGACATCGTTTGGTGGGCCTACAGCTCATTTAGGGTATTTTCACGAAAGCTATGTTCGTCGAAAGCAGTGGCTTGATGAAACGCTTTATGCCCATTTGGTTGCTCTCGCTCAATTCCTTCCAGGTCCAGCGAGCAGCCAGGTGGGTATGGCGATTGGGATCCATAGGGCTGGTCTCTTCGGAGGTTTGGTTGCCTTTTTAGGATTTACGATGCCATCGGTGATTTTGCTCATTGCCTTTGCATATATGTATGAGGGGATTTCGCTTGCCAACGCTGGCTGGATTCACGGCTTGAAGCTGGTGGCTGCTGCGATCGTAGCGCACGCGATTTTAGGAATGGCGAAGACGCTTGCCCCAGACCGTTCACGGCAGCTACTTCTGCTCGTTGCCCTCGGGGTTGTCCTCTTGTGGCAAACGATTTGGACACAGCTTATCGTTATCGTTTTGGCAGCCCTCTTTGGTTTGCTGTTTCTAAAAACGGACCAGACTCAACAAGCCCAAAAACCGTTTGGCGCGGGCGTATCGAAAAAAATGGGTGCAGCTTTGCTCACGTTATTTTTCCTGCTGCTTTTCTTGCTTCCTCTAGCAAGCCAAGCAACGGACTGGAAATGGTTGGCCATGGTCGATAGCTTTTATCGCTCCGGTGCCCTCGTATTTGGTGGCGGCCATGTTGTTTTGCCGTTGCTTGAAGAGGCTTTTGTTCCAACGAATTGGGTGAGTGAAGACGCCTTTCTCGCTGGCTATGGTGCTGCTCAGGCGGTTCCTGGACCTCTGTTTACGTTTGCTTCGTACCTAGGAACGGTTATGGGAGGCTGGACGTGGGGATTAATGGCGACAGCAGCAATCTTTCTACCGGCATTTTTACTGGTTGCTGGAGCTCTTCCATTTTCGGCGCATATGCAGCATTCAAAACTAAGAGGCGCAGTGCTTGGCATGAACGCGGCAGTCGTAGGTTTGCTCGTCGCTGCTTTTTTTCAACCCATCTGGCAAACCACGGTAGAGACAACCCAAGATTTTCTTTTGTTTGCGGTGTTGTTTGTCATGGTAGCTGTGTGGAAATGGGCACCGTGGATCGTTGTTTGTATGGGGATTATAGGCGGTTGGGTCCTTCCCTATTTTTAG